The following are from one region of the Bradyrhizobium sediminis genome:
- the serA gene encoding phosphoglycerate dehydrogenase: MHKPKVLISDALSPAAVQIFKDRGIEVDFQPNLGKDKEKLAEIIGHYDGLAIRSATKATAKILEKAKRLKVIGRAGIGVDNVEIPAATAKGIIVMNTPFGNSITTAEHAITLMLALAREIPQADASTQAGKWEKNRFMGVEITGKTLGVIGCGNIGSIVADRALGLRMKVIAFDPFLSPERAKDIGVEKVELDELFKRADFITLHTPLTEKTKNIIDAGALAKMKKGVRIINCARGGLVDEQALVDALNSKHVAGAAFDVFVEEPATKNVLFGHPNVICTPHLGASTTEAQENVALQVAEQMSDYLLSGAISNAVNFPSITAEEAPKLKPFIELAEKLGSFAGQLTETGILKVQITYEGHVAEMKIKALTSAVLSGLLRPMLGDINVVSAPVIAKERGMVVDEIVRAAQSDYESMITVTVTTERQERSVSGTVYADGKPRLVDIKGIRVDAEFGKSMIYVTNEDKPGFIGRFASLLGDAKLNIATFHLGRTKQGGDAIALVEVDGAVPPEVLAKVQGLPQVKQAKALVF, translated from the coding sequence ATGCACAAACCCAAGGTTCTCATTTCCGACGCGTTGTCGCCCGCCGCTGTGCAGATCTTCAAGGATCGCGGCATCGAGGTCGATTTCCAGCCCAATCTCGGCAAGGACAAGGAAAAGCTCGCCGAGATCATCGGCCATTATGATGGCCTGGCGATCCGCTCCGCCACCAAGGCAACCGCGAAGATCCTCGAAAAGGCGAAGCGGCTGAAAGTGATCGGCCGCGCCGGCATCGGCGTCGACAACGTCGAAATCCCGGCCGCTACCGCCAAGGGCATCATCGTGATGAACACGCCGTTCGGCAATTCGATCACCACCGCCGAACACGCGATCACTCTGATGCTGGCGCTGGCGCGCGAAATTCCGCAGGCCGACGCCTCCACCCAGGCCGGCAAGTGGGAGAAGAACCGCTTCATGGGGGTCGAGATCACCGGCAAGACGCTGGGCGTGATCGGCTGCGGCAATATCGGCTCGATCGTCGCCGACCGCGCGCTCGGCCTGCGCATGAAGGTGATCGCGTTCGATCCGTTCCTGTCGCCGGAGCGCGCCAAGGACATCGGCGTCGAGAAGGTCGAGCTCGACGAGCTGTTCAAGCGCGCCGACTTCATCACCCTGCATACGCCGCTGACCGAGAAGACCAAAAACATCATCGACGCCGGCGCGCTTGCGAAGATGAAAAAGGGCGTGCGCATCATCAATTGCGCGCGCGGCGGCCTGGTCGACGAGCAGGCGCTGGTCGATGCGCTGAATTCCAAGCACGTCGCAGGCGCCGCGTTCGACGTGTTCGTCGAGGAGCCGGCCACCAAGAACGTGCTGTTCGGACACCCCAACGTGATCTGCACCCCGCATCTCGGCGCCTCCACCACAGAAGCGCAGGAGAACGTCGCGCTGCAGGTCGCCGAGCAGATGTCGGATTATCTCTTGAGCGGCGCGATTTCCAATGCCGTCAATTTCCCCTCGATCACCGCGGAAGAGGCGCCGAAGCTGAAGCCGTTTATCGAGTTGGCCGAAAAGCTCGGCTCGTTCGCGGGCCAGCTCACCGAAACCGGCATCCTCAAGGTGCAGATCACCTATGAGGGCCACGTCGCCGAAATGAAGATCAAGGCGCTGACCTCGGCGGTGCTGTCGGGCCTGCTGCGGCCGATGCTGGGCGACATCAACGTCGTCTCGGCGCCGGTCATCGCCAAGGAACGCGGCATGGTGGTCGACGAGATCGTGCGCGCGGCGCAGAGCGATTATGAAAGCATGATCACGGTCACCGTCACCACCGAGCGGCAGGAGCGCTCGGTGTCGGGCACGGTCTATGCCGACGGCAAGCCGCGGCTGGTCGACATCAAGGGCATCCGGGTCGACGCCGAATTCGGCAAGTCGATGATCTACGTCACCAACGAGGACAAGCCCGGCTTCATCGGCCGCTTTGCCAGCCTGCTCGGTGACGCCAAGCTCAACATCGCGACCTTCCATCTCGGCCGCACCAAGCAGGGTGGCGACGCTATCGCGCTGGTCGAGGTCGACGGCGCGGTGCCTCCGGAAGTGCTCGCCAAGGTGCAGGGGCTGCCGCAGGTCAAGCAGGCCAAGGCTTTGGTTTTCTAA